The Collimonas sp. PA-H2 genome contains a region encoding:
- a CDS encoding MFS transporter, with protein MSEPSSPANAAAGSAFEAATYAKVTWRLLPMLFLCYVASYLDRVNVGFAKLQMLNDLKFSETVYGLGAGIFFLGYFIFEIPSNMMLHRVGARLWIARIMITWGIISGAMIFVDSPTSFYAMRFLLGVAEAGFFPGVILYLTYWYPAHRRGKMTALFMTGVPVSGVIGGPLPGWIMKALPGVHGLAGWQWMFILEAIPSLLLGVVVIFYLQDRIRGAAWLSEQEKQLLESQIQAETSQKQEVSLGRMFANPRVWLMALIYFCFVMGLYGVSFWLPTIIKTTGVTDTFNIGLLTAIPYATAAIAMILIGHSADKRRERRWHVAIPAVLGCIGLIFSTVYDHNTLLAMSALTLATVGIISVLPLFWSLPTAFLGGAAAAAGIALINSLGNLAGFVSPYLVGWLKDQTHSTNSGMYVLAASLLLGAALTLSVPKHLVNK; from the coding sequence ATGTCAGAACCTTCAAGCCCAGCAAACGCTGCCGCCGGCAGCGCCTTCGAAGCCGCCACCTACGCCAAGGTCACCTGGCGCCTGCTGCCGATGCTGTTCCTCTGTTACGTCGCCTCCTATCTCGATCGGGTCAACGTCGGCTTCGCCAAGCTGCAGATGCTCAACGACCTGAAGTTCAGCGAAACCGTTTACGGCCTCGGCGCCGGGATTTTCTTCCTCGGCTACTTCATCTTTGAAATCCCCAGCAACATGATGCTGCACCGGGTCGGCGCCCGGCTCTGGATCGCCCGCATCATGATCACCTGGGGCATCATCTCCGGCGCCATGATCTTCGTCGACAGCCCGACCAGCTTCTACGCCATGCGCTTCCTGCTGGGCGTGGCCGAAGCCGGCTTCTTCCCCGGCGTCATCCTCTACCTGACCTACTGGTATCCGGCGCACCGGCGCGGCAAGATGACGGCGCTGTTCATGACCGGGGTGCCGGTCTCCGGTGTCATCGGCGGCCCGCTGCCGGGCTGGATCATGAAGGCCTTGCCCGGCGTGCATGGGCTGGCGGGCTGGCAATGGATGTTCATCCTGGAGGCGATTCCATCCCTGCTGCTGGGCGTAGTGGTGATCTTTTACCTGCAAGACCGAATCCGCGGCGCCGCCTGGCTGAGCGAGCAGGAAAAGCAGTTGCTGGAGTCGCAGATCCAGGCTGAAACCAGCCAGAAGCAAGAAGTGTCGCTAGGCCGGATGTTCGCCAATCCGCGCGTCTGGCTGATGGCGCTGATCTATTTCTGCTTCGTCATGGGCTTGTACGGCGTCAGCTTCTGGCTGCCGACCATCATCAAGACCACCGGTGTCACCGACACCTTCAACATCGGCTTGCTGACCGCGATTCCCTACGCCACGGCGGCGATCGCCATGATCCTGATCGGCCATAGCGCCGACAAGCGGCGTGAACGGCGCTGGCATGTGGCGATCCCGGCAGTGCTGGGCTGCATCGGCCTGATCTTCAGTACCGTGTACGACCACAATACCTTGCTAGCGATGTCGGCGCTGACGCTGGCCACGGTCGGCATCATTAGCGTGCTGCCGCTGTTCTGGAGCTTGCCGACGGCGTTTCTCGGCGGTGCCGCGGCCGCAGCCGGGATTGCCTTGATCAACTCGCTCGGCAACCTGGCCGGCTTCGTCAGCCCCTACCTGGTCGGCTGGCTGAAAGACCAGACCCACAGCACCAACAGCGGCATGTACGTGCTGGCGGCGTCGCTGCTGCTGGGCGCGGCGCTGACGCTGTCGGTACCGAAACATCTGGTGAACAAATAG
- a CDS encoding sensor histidine kinase, translating to MKMPSIRVSLLKWLVVPLLTVNIIGAGVTYWLAWIPAQIAFDRSLADAGWAMIPRLHENGEQVEIDLSKQAEQVLRVDHFDAIFLVVRDQQGKLLAGDADFPLLPEREELNEPTPYDGFMRGEPVRIMALKTMIGKQPVHIGVAETLRKRTHIRSVIFFALLLLEGVLALVLIAVIWLAISQGLLPLKKMKAELNARSRDDLSALDEKPVPSELSPVVKAINGLLERVQMDAKAQQNFLANVAHQLRTPLAGFRTQLEWLLHKYADEPESAHSIVLMTSSTERMIRQTNQLLTLARAEPAKFEKERLRVVEMNKLVEGSVQHFVEEAHKKNIDLGFNLQPTRVMGDHFLLRDLIDNLIDNAIRYSPHNGTVTVSTLQGKDGGIFSVEDSGPGIAPSEQESIFKRSHRLDDSIAGNGLGLAIVRDIAKDHGARITVEPGATSGTIFSVHFPFPILGTPSKLPA from the coding sequence ATGAAGATGCCCAGCATCCGCGTCAGTCTGCTCAAGTGGCTGGTTGTGCCGCTGCTGACCGTGAATATCATCGGCGCCGGCGTGACTTACTGGCTGGCCTGGATCCCGGCCCAGATTGCGTTCGACCGGAGCCTGGCGGATGCGGGCTGGGCCATGATTCCGCGCTTGCACGAGAATGGCGAGCAAGTCGAGATCGATTTGTCGAAGCAGGCCGAGCAGGTGCTGCGGGTCGATCACTTCGACGCCATCTTCCTGGTGGTGCGCGACCAGCAGGGCAAGCTGCTGGCGGGAGATGCCGATTTTCCGCTGCTGCCGGAACGCGAAGAACTGAACGAACCGACTCCTTACGACGGCTTCATGCGCGGCGAGCCGGTGCGCATCATGGCCTTGAAAACCATGATAGGCAAGCAACCGGTGCATATCGGCGTCGCCGAAACCCTGCGCAAGCGCACCCATATCCGCTCAGTGATATTCTTCGCGCTGTTGTTGCTGGAAGGGGTGTTGGCGCTGGTGCTGATTGCCGTGATATGGCTGGCGATCAGCCAGGGTTTGCTGCCGCTGAAGAAGATGAAGGCGGAGCTGAATGCGCGCAGCCGAGACGACTTGTCGGCGCTGGACGAGAAGCCGGTGCCGTCTGAGCTCAGCCCGGTGGTCAAGGCCATCAACGGCTTGCTGGAACGGGTGCAGATGGACGCCAAGGCGCAGCAGAATTTCCTGGCGAATGTGGCGCATCAGTTGCGCACGCCGCTGGCCGGCTTCCGCACGCAGCTGGAATGGCTGCTGCACAAATATGCGGATGAGCCCGAGAGCGCCCATTCGATCGTGCTGATGACCTCATCCACCGAGCGCATGATACGCCAGACCAACCAGCTGCTGACGCTGGCGCGCGCCGAGCCGGCCAAGTTTGAAAAAGAGCGGCTGCGGGTGGTGGAAATGAACAAGCTGGTCGAGGGCTCGGTCCAGCATTTTGTCGAGGAGGCGCACAAGAAGAATATCGATCTCGGCTTCAACCTGCAGCCGACGCGGGTGATGGGCGACCATTTCCTGCTGCGCGACCTGATCGATAACCTGATTGACAACGCCATCCGCTACTCGCCGCACAATGGCACGGTGACTGTCAGCACCTTGCAAGGCAAGGACGGCGGGATTTTTTCAGTGGAAGATTCTGGTCCGGGGATCGCCCCGTCGGAACAGGAATCGATTTTCAAGCGTTCGCACCGGCTTGACGACAGTATCGCCGGCAACGGCCTCGGCCTGGCCATCGTGCGCGATATCGCCAAGGATCATGGCGCCAGGATCACGGTGGAGCCGGGTGCTACAAGCGGCACGATCTTTTCGGTGCATTTCCCCTTCCCAATTTTGGGCACGCCTTCAAAACTGCCCGCTTAA
- a CDS encoding carboxymuconolactone decarboxylase family protein codes for MQQSTYEKGLQRLKEVDDIAGEKVIDSLADISPDLGRYVIEFGFGEIYSRPGLTLQQRELATVAALTAMGTAQPQLKVHLAAALNVGLSRLEITETIIQMALYAGFPAALNGMFAAKEVFAEHDRVAQSETSRH; via the coding sequence ATGCAACAAAGCACATACGAAAAAGGTCTGCAACGCTTGAAGGAAGTGGACGATATCGCCGGCGAAAAGGTCATCGACAGCCTGGCCGACATTTCCCCGGACCTGGGACGCTATGTCATCGAATTCGGTTTCGGCGAGATTTATTCGCGTCCAGGACTGACCCTGCAACAGCGTGAACTGGCAACGGTAGCGGCGTTGACGGCGATGGGAACGGCGCAGCCGCAGCTTAAGGTGCATCTGGCAGCCGCGCTGAATGTCGGCCTGTCGCGCCTGGAAATCACTGAAACCATCATACAGATGGCCTTGTACGCCGGCTTTCCGGCGGCATTGAACGGCATGTTTGCAGCCAAGGAGGTATTTGCCGAGCATGACCGCGTCGCACAGTCCGAGACCAGCCGGCACTAA
- a CDS encoding PLP-dependent aspartate aminotransferase family protein: protein MKSDPSNHKVGGHTAGMHFATRVIHAGQAPDPSTGAIMPPIYATSTFVQQSPGVNKGLDYGRSHNPTRWALERCVADLEQGAQGFAFASGMAAAANVLELLDAGAHVIAGDDLYGGTYRLFDKVRRRSAGLSFSYVNLVDPQNLLDAIRPETKMVWVETPTNPMLKLADLEAIAKICRERGIIAVADNTFASPMVQQPLTLGFDVVLHSTTKYLNGHSDIIGGIAVVGREARQAEWLERLGFLQNAVGAIAGPFDSFLALRGIKTLALRVERHCQNGLELAGWLESLPEVARVHYPGLRSHPQHELAQRQMQGYGGIISVDLKTDLAGARRFLERCEIFALAESLGGVESLIEHPAIMTHATIPAAHRATLGITDSLVRLSVGVENIADLKKDLQNAFAAMKA, encoded by the coding sequence ATGAAATCAGACCCGAGCAACCATAAAGTGGGCGGCCACACGGCCGGCATGCATTTCGCCACGCGCGTGATCCACGCCGGCCAGGCGCCCGATCCGTCTACCGGCGCCATCATGCCGCCGATCTACGCTACCTCGACTTTCGTGCAGCAAAGCCCGGGCGTGAACAAGGGCCTGGATTACGGCCGCTCCCACAATCCGACGCGCTGGGCGCTGGAGCGCTGCGTCGCCGACCTGGAACAGGGCGCGCAAGGGTTCGCCTTCGCTTCCGGCATGGCCGCCGCCGCCAATGTGCTGGAGCTGCTGGACGCCGGCGCCCATGTGATCGCCGGCGACGACTTGTACGGCGGCACTTACCGCCTGTTCGACAAGGTGCGGCGGCGCAGCGCCGGCCTCTCGTTCAGCTATGTCAACCTGGTCGATCCGCAAAACCTGCTGGACGCAATCCGGCCTGAAACCAAGATGGTGTGGGTGGAAACGCCGACCAATCCGATGCTGAAGCTGGCCGACCTGGAAGCGATCGCCAAGATCTGCCGCGAGCGCGGCATCATCGCCGTGGCGGATAACACCTTCGCCAGCCCGATGGTGCAGCAGCCGCTGACCCTGGGCTTCGACGTCGTGCTGCATTCCACCACCAAATACCTGAACGGCCACTCCGACATCATCGGCGGCATCGCCGTGGTCGGCCGCGAAGCGCGCCAGGCGGAATGGCTGGAGCGGCTGGGATTCCTGCAGAACGCGGTGGGCGCCATCGCCGGCCCGTTCGACAGCTTCCTCGCCTTGCGCGGCATCAAGACGCTGGCGTTGCGGGTTGAACGCCATTGCCAGAACGGGCTGGAGCTGGCCGGCTGGCTGGAAAGCCTGCCCGAAGTGGCGCGCGTCCATTACCCGGGTTTGCGCTCGCATCCCCAGCACGAACTGGCGCAGCGCCAGATGCAAGGCTACGGCGGCATCATCTCGGTCGATCTGAAAACCGACCTGGCCGGCGCCCGGCGCTTCCTGGAGCGCTGTGAAATCTTCGCCCTGGCGGAAAGCCTGGGCGGCGTCGAGAGCCTGATCGAGCATCCGGCCATCATGACGCATGCGACGATTCCGGCGGCGCACCGGGCGACGCTGGGAATTACCGATTCGCTGGTCCGGCTATCGGTCGGTGTGGAAAATATTGCCGATCTGAAGAAGGATTTGCAAAATGCCTTTGCCGCGATGAAAGCATGA
- a CDS encoding response regulator transcription factor, producing MHILLVEDDSVLADGILRIFKGHGMVVDVVQNGNDADALLQRTEISVVVLDIGLPGIDGFEVVRRLRARGSHVPVLLLTARDSVQDRVYGLELGADDYLVKPFATQELVARVRALLRRSAPQPLEMHLGGLSLNTSSRRAKINGKTIDLSVREWAVLEYLLQQASRVVSRQQIIDAILPWGAELTLNAVEVYISRVRLKIADAGIEIRTIRGFGYMLEKTDP from the coding sequence ATGCATATTCTTTTGGTAGAAGACGATTCGGTGCTGGCGGACGGCATCCTGCGCATCTTCAAGGGCCACGGCATGGTGGTCGACGTGGTGCAGAACGGTAACGACGCCGATGCGCTGCTGCAGCGTACGGAAATCTCCGTCGTGGTGCTGGATATCGGCTTGCCCGGGATCGACGGTTTTGAAGTGGTCCGGCGCCTGCGGGCGCGCGGCAGCCATGTGCCGGTGCTGTTGCTGACGGCGCGCGATTCGGTGCAGGACCGGGTCTACGGGCTGGAACTGGGCGCCGACGACTATCTGGTCAAGCCGTTCGCGACCCAGGAGCTGGTGGCGCGGGTGCGCGCGCTCTTGCGCCGCAGCGCGCCGCAGCCGCTGGAGATGCACTTGGGCGGGTTGTCGCTGAACACCTCATCGCGCCGGGCCAAGATCAACGGCAAGACGATCGATCTGTCGGTACGCGAGTGGGCGGTGCTGGAGTACCTGCTGCAGCAGGCTTCGCGGGTAGTGTCGCGGCAGCAGATCATCGACGCCATCCTGCCATGGGGCGCCGAGCTGACCTTGAATGCCGTCGAAGTGTACATCTCGCGCGTCCGCCTGAAGATTGCCGATGCAGGGATTGAAATCCGCACCATACGCGGCTTTGGCTACATGCTGGAAAAAACCGATCCATGA
- a CDS encoding cystathionine beta-synthase, protein MNLASRPAVLDLIGNTPLIEVTRLDTGCCQLFLKLESQNPGGSIKDRIGLSMIDAAEKDGRLQAGGTVIEATAGNTGLGLALVACAKGYRVILVVPDKMSVEKIQHLKALGAQVHITRSDVGKGHPEYYQDVAARLARETPGAFFADQFNNPHNPLAHEQSTGPEIWRQCEQRLDTIVCGVGSAGTLTGLTRFFRGVQPQLEFVLADPQGSILAEYVNTGEIKSTPGSWAVEGIGEDFIPSIADLSAVKHTYTISDEESFRSARELVRAEGILGGSSTGTLLAAALRYCREQTEPKRVVTIVCDTGTRYLSKVYNDNWMRDQGLLKREMLGDLRDIIGRRYTDGGVVSVAAEDTLMTAFNRMRSADVSQLPVLAQQGRQVVGIIDESDLLLKVAADPAHFSDPVSSTMTSAIEKLAPDAGLPALRSTLARGLVAIIADDQQFHGLITRFDLLNHLRRSLL, encoded by the coding sequence ATGAATTTAGCTAGCCGTCCAGCGGTGCTGGACCTGATCGGCAATACCCCGTTGATAGAAGTCACGCGGCTCGATACCGGCTGCTGCCAGCTGTTTCTCAAGCTGGAATCGCAAAATCCCGGCGGCTCCATCAAGGACCGCATCGGGCTCTCGATGATCGATGCGGCGGAGAAGGATGGCCGCCTGCAGGCCGGCGGCACCGTGATCGAAGCGACTGCCGGCAATACCGGCCTGGGCCTGGCGCTGGTGGCCTGCGCCAAAGGCTATCGCGTGATCCTGGTGGTGCCGGACAAGATGTCGGTGGAAAAAATCCAGCATCTGAAAGCGCTGGGTGCGCAAGTCCATATCACCCGTTCCGATGTCGGCAAGGGCCATCCCGAGTATTACCAGGACGTCGCCGCGCGCTTGGCGCGCGAGACGCCGGGTGCTTTCTTTGCCGACCAGTTCAACAATCCGCACAACCCGCTGGCGCACGAGCAAAGCACCGGCCCCGAGATCTGGCGGCAATGCGAACAGCGGCTGGACACGATTGTCTGCGGCGTCGGTTCCGCCGGCACGCTGACCGGCCTGACGCGCTTCTTCCGCGGCGTGCAGCCGCAACTGGAGTTTGTGCTGGCCGATCCGCAAGGTTCGATCCTGGCAGAATACGTGAATACCGGCGAGATAAAATCGACGCCGGGTTCCTGGGCGGTCGAAGGCATAGGCGAGGACTTCATCCCGTCGATTGCCGATCTGTCGGCAGTGAAACATACCTATACCATCAGCGACGAAGAAAGTTTCCGCAGCGCGCGCGAACTGGTGCGGGCCGAAGGCATCCTTGGCGGCTCTTCCACCGGCACCTTGCTGGCGGCGGCCTTGCGCTATTGCCGCGAGCAGACCGAGCCCAAGCGCGTGGTCACCATCGTCTGCGATACCGGCACCCGCTACCTCTCGAAGGTATACAACGACAACTGGATGCGCGACCAGGGCTTGCTCAAGCGCGAAATGCTGGGCGACCTGCGCGACATCATCGGCCGCCGCTACACCGACGGCGGCGTCGTCAGCGTTGCCGCCGAAGACACCCTGATGACCGCCTTCAACCGCATGCGCAGCGCCGACGTTTCGCAGCTGCCGGTGCTGGCGCAGCAGGGCCGGCAGGTGGTGGGAATCATCGATGAATCCGACTTGCTGCTCAAGGTGGCGGCAGATCCGGCCCATTTCAGCGACCCGGTCAGCAGCACCATGACCAGCGCCATAGAAAAGCTGGCGCCGGATGCCGGCTTGCCGGCCTTGCGCAGCACGCTGGCGCGCGGCCTGGTCGCCATCATCGCCGACGACCAGCAGTTCCATGGCTTGATCACCCGTTTCGATCTACTCAACCATCTTCGCAGGAGCCTCTTATGA
- a CDS encoding LysR substrate-binding domain-containing protein, whose translation MELRQLRYFVAIVDHGSLSRAARVLHIAQPALTQQIKQLEDELSAQLLHRSAQGVLATDAGKIFYEHAQAILKQVIDARSAVAQSTDKPTGTVALGIPQSVSGILALPLLTAMRARYPDISLQLTEELTGNLIEQLKTGRINLAVLFDDGQLGSFAVTPLAEEEMMFITRSGSQYATARRSVTFARAAKAKLILPGMQHGVRPRIESVARAAGIVLENVIEISSVTIMKSAILADIGATILPVAPLLPEIKRGEMTAYSISGEKMSRTLALCASRNIPLTTAAAAVERLVLEVTDELCRSGEWLHARILTRP comes from the coding sequence ATGGAGCTGCGTCAACTGCGCTATTTTGTCGCCATCGTCGATCACGGATCGCTGTCGCGCGCCGCCCGTGTCTTGCACATCGCCCAGCCGGCGCTGACCCAGCAGATCAAGCAGCTGGAAGACGAGCTGTCCGCGCAACTCTTGCATCGCTCCGCGCAGGGCGTGCTCGCCACCGACGCCGGCAAGATTTTCTATGAGCACGCGCAGGCCATCCTCAAGCAGGTGATCGATGCCAGGTCAGCCGTTGCGCAGTCCACCGACAAGCCGACGGGCACGGTTGCGCTAGGCATACCGCAAAGCGTTTCCGGCATCCTGGCCTTGCCTTTGCTGACGGCGATGCGCGCCAGGTATCCGGACATTTCGCTGCAGCTGACGGAAGAACTGACCGGCAACCTGATCGAGCAGCTGAAGACCGGCCGCATCAACCTGGCGGTGCTGTTCGACGACGGCCAACTGGGCTCGTTTGCCGTCACGCCGCTGGCGGAAGAGGAAATGATGTTCATCACGCGCAGCGGTTCGCAATATGCGACGGCGCGCCGCTCGGTGACCTTTGCCCGCGCGGCCAAGGCCAAGCTGATCCTGCCGGGCATGCAGCACGGCGTCCGTCCGCGCATCGAAAGCGTCGCCCGGGCGGCGGGGATAGTGCTGGAAAACGTGATCGAGATCAGTTCGGTGACGATCATGAAATCAGCCATCCTGGCCGATATCGGCGCCACCATCCTGCCGGTGGCGCCCTTGCTGCCCGAGATCAAGCGTGGCGAAATGACTGCCTACTCGATCAGCGGCGAAAAAATGTCGCGCACGCTGGCGCTGTGCGCTTCCAGGAATATTCCGCTGACCACCGCGGCGGCGGCAGTCGAGCGGCTGGTGCTGGAGGTGACCGATGAATTGTGCCGCAGCGGCGAATGGCTGCATGCAAGGATCCTGACGCGGCCCTGA
- a CDS encoding TonB-dependent receptor domain-containing protein — MIKERKLPHALRLMFSGGVAVVGLGLLAHSVQAQETKTDDSPQQMQRVEITGSSIKRITKEGALPVQTLTQDDIAKSGANSVADLIQALPAMQGFIPASSSVNGGGAGVETASIHGIGSGYTLVLLNGRRIAKSAIANNDYAVNLASIPLAAVERVEILTDGASALYGSDAIAGVVNFILKKNSTEATITATYNAPTKAGGKSFNVGLSKGFGDLDKDGYNVLLAYSHDEQKNLVAGQRGFADTGVVPFTVDGKRYALYQLSSNTAPAGVTLRNNDGSTVQFSPDLLKNGKCGPNTFQSGNYCKFDYASTVELIPESTRDSFVVSGNWKLNSDTTLFGEAVASRYQIKPQYAPPAQPLSLSLSSPLYTKYVTPYLAQLGVNPANVSSAVMGLRLFDTGGRRDNYQTDAIHVAFGIDGNLLGWDYNASYTHSQNHFYDKALGGYASNNAFSDIVASGGFDPFQPAGSSVAVLAPAVLHQTLDQSISKLDILNMHVSHDLFKAPGGMSQIGLGVEATKEQHSDSPSAILQSTNALQPNYTDAILGGGSGSLPFSASRMNYGTFAELLVPVTKTFDLTGALRYDSYDAAKNDSNFDLAGNPIGSATQGNSASKATYKISARWQPVESFLLRGSYGTGFKAPTLAQITSPVTFVGNTAQQHPCPVSAPDPRAAGCQGTTQYDVLQGGNQLSGSSGLKPETSKQSTIGFRLEPIRNVSIGFDLWTVRIKDQISVLQENLAFANPVLYSNLFKLFNDPIQGSQTIAFLQTPVNLASAKYQGIDWDHSFRTKTPIGDMSLQWTGTYMLKAEQDFPGSGTQSSLGKYGADQNVVFRVISRLAGSWKQSDMWTHTLAANYRSGYHDQTYTADDATVRIVNPDGSYGAFVAMPNHNVASYTTFDWQTKLTVKKGLEFTGGIKNLFARTPPLSLVTAGGGNQVGYDARYTDPLGRQFYITGTYKF, encoded by the coding sequence ATGATAAAAGAAAGAAAGTTGCCTCACGCGCTGCGACTGATGTTTTCAGGCGGCGTAGCGGTGGTAGGGCTGGGATTGCTGGCGCATTCCGTGCAGGCACAGGAGACAAAGACGGACGATTCACCGCAGCAGATGCAAAGGGTTGAAATCACCGGTTCATCCATCAAACGTATCACCAAGGAAGGTGCGCTGCCGGTGCAGACGCTGACCCAGGATGATATTGCGAAGAGCGGCGCTAACAGCGTTGCCGACCTGATCCAGGCGCTGCCTGCGATGCAAGGGTTCATTCCCGCATCCAGCTCAGTCAACGGCGGCGGCGCCGGCGTAGAAACCGCGTCGATTCACGGCATCGGTTCCGGCTATACCCTGGTGCTGCTGAATGGGCGGCGCATCGCCAAATCGGCAATTGCCAACAACGATTATGCGGTCAACCTGGCAAGTATTCCACTGGCCGCGGTTGAGCGGGTCGAAATTCTCACCGACGGCGCTTCCGCGCTGTACGGATCGGATGCGATTGCCGGCGTCGTCAACTTCATCCTCAAGAAAAACTCCACCGAAGCCACGATCACCGCCACCTACAATGCGCCAACCAAAGCAGGCGGCAAGAGCTTTAACGTAGGACTGTCAAAAGGCTTTGGCGATCTGGATAAAGACGGCTACAACGTGCTGCTGGCATACAGCCACGACGAGCAGAAAAACCTGGTTGCCGGCCAGCGCGGTTTTGCCGATACGGGCGTGGTGCCGTTCACTGTCGATGGGAAACGATATGCGCTGTACCAGCTGAGCAGCAACACGGCGCCGGCTGGCGTTACCTTGCGCAACAACGACGGTTCCACAGTGCAGTTTTCACCAGACCTGTTAAAGAACGGCAAGTGCGGCCCCAATACTTTCCAGTCAGGGAATTATTGTAAGTTCGACTATGCCTCTACCGTGGAGTTGATCCCGGAGTCGACCCGCGATAGCTTCGTCGTATCCGGCAACTGGAAGCTCAACAGCGACACCACGCTGTTCGGCGAAGCCGTTGCATCGCGCTACCAGATCAAGCCGCAATATGCGCCGCCGGCTCAACCGCTGTCGTTGTCGCTGAGCAGTCCTCTGTATACCAAGTACGTGACGCCTTATCTGGCACAGCTGGGTGTAAATCCTGCCAACGTCTCCAGCGCGGTGATGGGTTTGCGCTTGTTTGATACAGGCGGCCGCCGCGATAATTACCAGACCGACGCCATCCACGTGGCCTTTGGCATCGACGGCAACCTCTTGGGCTGGGACTACAACGCGTCCTACACCCATTCGCAGAACCATTTCTACGACAAGGCCCTGGGCGGCTATGCCAGCAACAATGCGTTTTCAGATATTGTTGCTTCAGGTGGTTTCGATCCCTTCCAGCCAGCAGGATCGTCAGTAGCTGTATTGGCGCCGGCCGTGCTGCATCAAACGCTCGACCAGTCCATCTCTAAGCTCGATATCCTTAACATGCACGTGTCTCACGACCTGTTCAAGGCTCCTGGTGGCATGTCCCAGATCGGCCTCGGCGTGGAAGCGACCAAGGAACAGCACTCGGATAGTCCGAGTGCGATTCTGCAAAGCACCAACGCGCTGCAGCCGAACTATACCGACGCGATTCTTGGCGGTGGCTCCGGTTCGCTGCCGTTCTCGGCAAGCCGGATGAACTACGGTACGTTCGCTGAATTGCTGGTGCCTGTGACCAAGACCTTTGATCTCACGGGCGCATTGCGCTACGACAGCTACGACGCCGCAAAAAATGATTCCAACTTTGACCTGGCGGGCAATCCTATCGGCTCGGCGACGCAAGGCAACTCCGCCAGCAAAGCCACCTATAAGATTTCTGCACGTTGGCAACCGGTCGAATCATTCCTGCTGCGCGGTTCTTACGGCACCGGCTTCAAGGCGCCGACATTGGCGCAGATCACCTCACCGGTAACTTTTGTCGGAAATACCGCGCAACAGCACCCATGCCCGGTCTCGGCTCCTGATCCACGCGCAGCTGGATGCCAGGGTACGACCCAGTACGACGTGCTGCAAGGCGGTAACCAGCTCAGCGGTTCGAGCGGCCTGAAGCCGGAAACCTCGAAACAAAGCACTATCGGCTTCCGTCTTGAGCCGATCCGCAATGTCTCGATCGGCTTCGATCTGTGGACGGTGCGCATCAAGGACCAGATCAGCGTCTTGCAGGAAAATCTGGCCTTCGCCAATCCGGTACTGTATTCCAACCTGTTCAAGCTGTTCAACGATCCGATCCAGGGTTCGCAAACCATCGCCTTCCTGCAGACACCGGTCAACCTGGCCAGCGCCAAGTATCAGGGCATCGACTGGGATCATAGTTTCCGGACCAAAACACCGATCGGCGACATGAGCCTGCAATGGACCGGCACCTACATGCTGAAAGCCGAGCAGGACTTCCCTGGCAGCGGCACCCAAAGCAGCCTGGGCAAGTATGGTGCGGACCAGAACGTGGTGTTCCGCGTCATTTCCCGCCTGGCCGGTTCCTGGAAGCAGTCGGATATGTGGACCCACACGCTGGCAGCCAACTACCGTTCCGGTTATCACGATCAGACCTATACCGCCGACGATGCCACTGTGCGTATCGTCAATCCTGACGGTTCCTACGGTGCGTTCGTGGCCATGCCTAACCATAACGTGGCGTCGTACACCACGTTTGACTGGCAGACCAAGCTGACGGTGAAAAAAGGTCTGGAATTCACGGGTGGCATCAAGAATCTGTTTGCCCGTACTCCGCCTCTCTCGCTGGTCACTGCCGGCGGCGGCAACCAGGTCGGTTACGATGCACGTTACACCGATCCGCTGGGACGTCAGTTCTACATCACAGGTACTTACAAGTTCTAA
- a CDS encoding MerR family transcriptional regulator, translating to MATSITIQQAAAATGLSVHTLRYYEKIGLIDPIPRQSNQHRLYRQEDLRWIEFLLRLRATGMSIQQMLRYAELRRLGERLGSVSERKALLEQHAAALEADLLVLQDTLAMLRGKIAIYASQEEQLKAHVDA from the coding sequence ATGGCCACTTCCATCACGATCCAACAGGCAGCAGCAGCAACCGGACTCAGCGTCCACACTTTGCGCTATTACGAAAAGATAGGCTTGATAGACCCTATCCCAAGGCAAAGCAATCAGCATCGCTTGTACCGCCAGGAAGACCTGCGCTGGATTGAATTCCTGCTCAGGCTGCGCGCTACCGGGATGTCGATACAGCAGATGCTGCGTTATGCGGAGCTGCGCAGGCTGGGGGAGCGCCTTGGAAGTGTGTCAGAACGCAAGGCATTGCTGGAACAGCATGCCGCAGCGCTGGAAGCCGATCTTTTGGTGTTGCAAGACACCCTGGCCATGTTGCGCGGAAAAATCGCGATATACGCCAGCCAGGAAGAACAGCTGAAAGCCCACGTCGACGCATAA